Proteins found in one Homalodisca vitripennis isolate AUS2020 chromosome 4, UT_GWSS_2.1, whole genome shotgun sequence genomic segment:
- the LOC124360478 gene encoding RNA polymerase II-associated factor 1 homolog, with protein MPPTIQTNLNADRDKRPPRAGEKRSELVCRVKYCNTLPDIPFDPKFITYPFESRRFIEYNPTSLERNYKYEVLTEHDLGVTIDLINKDLYTPDFRQMLDPADEKLLEEDILTQQDSKRSRHHGMSVSWLRRTEYISTEQTRFQPQTMDKVEAKVGYSIKKNFKDETLYMDRESQVKAIEKTFTDSKQTIEKHYSKPNIVPVEVLPVFPDFKLWKYPCAQVIFDSDPAPVGRPVPAQIEEMSQAMIRGVMDESGEQFVAYFLPTETTLEKRKADFVNNIEYAEDEEYEYKMAREYNWNVKSKASKGYEENYFLVMRPDGVYYNELETRVRLSKRRQKAGQQVNNTRLVVCHRTLNASEFKMQRYREKQLEPANEDEEEEEEEEEEEETVQEQTNNDNKSDDDDDKANSEKGRKSHSGSEKEDSDKEESRRDRDTEKEGEDSDKEKDDSDKGRNESDKEKEDSDNERGESDGERHESDQEGDDAAKEKLGNESDDGRSGSSSDSGSASENETENKEVEKISNRSDAASHSSGSRSSSRSRSRSRSAQRSRSPSPRRSRSRSQSAQRSPSPHRSRSHSSASGSGSGSE; from the exons ATCTGAACTTGTTTGCAGAGTGAAGTATTGCAACACTCTTCCTGACATTCCATTTGACCCAAAGTTTATAACATATCCATTTGAATCCAGAAG GTTTATTGAATATAATCCTACATCTTTGGAAAGgaattataaatatgaagttcTTACGGAGCATGACTTGGGAGTAACAATAGATCTCATAAATAAGGATCTATATACTCCAGATTTTAGACAGATGCTTGATCCTGCGGATGAAAAACTACTAGAAGAAGACATTCTTACACAGCAAGATTCAAAAag ATCTCGACATCATGGGATGAGTGTATCTTGGCTCAGAAGAACTGAGTACATTTCAACAGAACAAACAAGATTCCAGCCACAGACTATGGATAAAGTTGAAGCAAAAGTTGGATACAGCATCAAGAAGAACTTTAAG gATGAAACTTTATACATGGATCGTGAAAGTCAAGTTAAAGCAATTGAGAAAACTTTTACAGATTCTAAGCAAACCATCGAAAAACATTATAGCAAACCCAATATTGTTCCTGTTGAAGTTTTACCAGTTTTCCCAGACTTCAAG CTTTGGAAGTACCCTTGTGCTCAGGTCATCTTCGACTCAGACCCTGCGCCAGTAGGACGACCTGTGCCAGCCCAGATTGAGGAAATGTCTCAAGCTATGATTAG GGGTGTAATGGATGAAAGTGGTGAACAGTTTGTTGCATACTTTCTACCTACTGAGACTACATTAGAGAAACGTAAAGCTGACTTTGTTAACAATATTGAATATGCCGAAGATGAGGAATACGAGTACAAGATGGCACGAGAATATAACTGGAATGTCAAAAGTAAGGCCAGTAAAGGGTACGAGGAGAATTATTTCTTGGTCATGAGGCCTGATGGAGTCTATTACAATGAGCTGGAAACTAG GGTGCGATTGAGCAAACGAAGACAGAAGGCTGGGCAGCAAGTGAACAACACTCGTCTTGTAGTGTGCCATAGAACACTAAACGCCTCTGAGTTTAAGATGCAGCGTTATCGAGAGAAACAATTGGAACCTGCGAATGAAGACGAAgaagaggaggaggaggaagaAGAAGAGGAGGAAACTGTTCAAGAACAGACTAATAACGATAACAAATCAG atgatgatgatgataaagCTAATTCCGAAAAAGGTAGGAAAAGTCACAGTGGAAGTGAAAAAGAAGACAGTGACAAAGAAGAGAGTAGGAGGGACAGAGACACAGAGAAAGAGGGAGAAGATAGTGATAAAGAAAAAGATGACAGTGACAAAGGGAGAAATGAAAGTGATAAAGAAAAAGAAGATAGTGACAATGAGAGAGGTGAAAGTGATGGAGAAAGGCATGAAAGTGATCAGGAAGGTGATGATGCCGCTAAGGAGAAGCTTGGCAATGAGAGTGATGATGGCCGAAGTGGCAGTTCTTCAG ACTCTGGAAGTGCTAGTGAAAACGAGACAGAAAATAAAGAAGTTGAGAAGATAAGTAACAGGAGTGATGCTGCTTCTCATAGTTCTGGCTCTCGTAGTTCGTCCCGTTCACGCAGTCGCTCCCGCTCAGCCCAACGTTCCAGGTCTCCATCTCCTCGCAGGTCACGCAGTCGTTCCCAGTCAGCCCAACGATCACCCTCTCCTCACAGGTCCCGCAGTCATTCAAGTGCAAGTGGCAGTGGCAGTGGTAGCGAATAA